From Candidatus Delongbacteria bacterium:
TATCAATTTTGATAGTGACAGCTGGGCTGAGATAATAAAATCAAGTGGAGCAAAATACGCTGTACTGACATCAAAACATCATGATGGATTTTGTTTGTTTCATACAGATTTTACGGATTATAATATTCAAATGACACCTTTTAATCGTAATATAGTTAAGGAGTTTGGATCATCATTAAAAGAACAAAACTTAAAATTTGGAATCTACTACTCTGTTATGGATTGGCATCATCCTGATTATTTACCCAGAAGAGATTTTGATCAAAGACCAATTGAAAATTATAACATTGATAATTATAGAACTTATATGAAAAATCAGATTAGCGAACTTTTGAGGTATAATCCTGATCTGTTTTGGTTTGATGGTGATTGGGAAAACACACTTGATTCAATTAGTTCCTACAAAATTAGGGAAATGATAATAGATAGCAATCAAAACATCCTTTTAAATAATCGACTTTCCTCATACGTTAATGATCTGGCGGACTATATTACACCAGAAAATGCACCACCAAGAGACAAAATCGTAAAGGACGGTAAACATCAGAATTTTGAATTATGTCATACAATTCACCACTGTTGGGGCTACGACCCAAATTCAAAAGAGTTTTTAACAGTGAAAGATATTCTTATTTTATTGTCTGATGCTGCTAGTAATGGAGGAAATCTATTGTTAAATATAGCACCTAAACCAGATGGATCAATCGACCAGAACTTTGTAATCAGATTGAAAGAGGTTGGTAATTGGTTAGCAAAAAATGGCTCGTCAATTTATGGCACGACGGCGGGTATTTTACCTAAAGGGCTATTTTATGGCAGTGATACAATCAAAGAAGATTCTCTGTTTATCAATCTTTATGGTATGCCAGTAGACAACAAATTGTTCATATCTTCGTTTAGTACCAAAATAAAAGGCGTCTTTATAAATAATGAAAGCCTTAATTTTACTCAAAACGATTTTTTTACAAAAATT
This genomic window contains:
- a CDS encoding alpha-L-fucosidase; translated protein: MKHLVIVLFIFGIISANDKSWFNESKFGIFIHFGLYSQIGYHEWAMDHFRITPEKYEPFANTFNPINFDSDSWAEIIKSSGAKYAVLTSKHHDGFCLFHTDFTDYNIQMTPFNRNIVKEFGSSLKEQNLKFGIYYSVMDWHHPDYLPRRDFDQRPIENYNIDNYRTYMKNQISELLRYNPDLFWFDGDWENTLDSISSYKIREMIIDSNQNILLNNRLSSYVNDLADYITPENAPPRDKIVKDGKHQNFELCHTIHHCWGYDPNSKEFLTVKDILILLSDAASNGGNLLLNIAPKPDGSIDQNFVIRLKEVGNWLAKNGSSIYGTTAGILPKGLFYGSDTIKEDSLFINLYGMPVDNKLFISSFSTKIKGVFINNESLNFTQNDFFTKIDLPKYKYDDLLSLKIVFDGTPKIRNIYPKYSGDFYLDGGNFIIKENTAKNPKQFFYYDKTVIYDICDSLQNLESTFNLKENGNYKIEIFGVQRYELKGDITLNLTINDNSFPIILPERERWLNDNRACKLPFYTGVFHLNKGLNNISLKNISDKLYSNFTFYGIKLSKL